One window of Triticum dicoccoides isolate Atlit2015 ecotype Zavitan chromosome 5A, WEW_v2.0, whole genome shotgun sequence genomic DNA carries:
- the LOC119304287 gene encoding expansin-B7-like has product MASSSSSVAVAAALLLCILAAHGHGCCAKRSSNSGGKKSHSHHAPPHAHRAPPPSSPPAIGPPSYVYGSPPPPAAIPPPPAATPSPPAANSSSNSTNVDAGGWLDARATWYGAPKGAGPDDNGGACGFKNVNLPPFSAMTSCGNEPLFKDGKGCGSCYQIRCVSAGHPACSGVPETVIITDMNYYPVSRFHFDLSGTAFGAMAKDGRNDELRHAGIIDMQFRRVPCQYPGLTVTFHVQHGSNPYYLAILVEYENGDGDVDQVDIMQSRPDVAGEGGMAPTGEWVPMTESWGSIWRMDTRRPMQGPFSLRITNESGKTLVADQVIPADWEPNEIYSSIIQFD; this is encoded by the exons atggcctcctcctcctcctctgtcgccGTCGCGGCGGCCCTGCTGCTCTGCATCCTCGCCGCGCACGGCCACGGCTGCTGCGCCAAGCGCAGCAGCAACAGCGGCGGTAAGAAGTCCCACTCCCACCACGCGCCCCCGCACGCCCACAGGGCGCCGCCTCCTTCTTCCCCGCCGGCCATCGGTCCACCGTCCTACGTCTACGGATCCCCTCCTCCCCCGGCTGCCATCCCGCCTCCTCCTGCGGCCACCCCGTCCCCTCCCGCGGCCAATTCCAGCTCCAACAGCACCAATGTCGACGCCGGCGGCTGGCTCGACGCCAGGGCCACCTGGTACGGCGCGCCCAAGGGCGCCGGGCCCGACGACAACGGCGGCGCCTGCGGGTTCAAGAACGTCAACCTGCCGCCCTTCTCCGCCATGACCTCCTGCGGCAACGAGCCGCTCTTCAAGGACGGCAAGGGATGCGGCTCATGCTACCAG ATACGGTGCGTGTCGGCGGGCCACCCGGCGTGCTCGGGCGTGCCGGAGACGGTGATCATCACGGACATGAACTACTACCCGGTGTCCCGCTTCCACTTCGACCTCAGCGGCACCGCCTTCGGCGCCATGGCCAAGGACGGCCGCAACGACGAGCTCCGCCACGCCGGCATCATCGACATGCAGTTCAGGAG GGTGCCGTGCCAGTACCCGGGGCTGACGGTGACGTTCCACGTACAGCACGGGTCGAACCCGTACTACCTGGCGATCCTGGTGGAGTACGAGAACGGAGACGGCGACGTGGACCAGGTGGACATCATGCAGTCGCGGCCGGACGTCGCCGGAGAAGGCGGGATGGCGCCGACGGGGGAGTGGGTGCCGATGACCGAGTCGTGGGGGTCCATCTGGCGGATGGACACGCGGCGCCCCATGCAGGGCCCCTTCTCGCTGCGCATCACCAACGAGTCCGGCAAGACGCTCGTCGCCGACCAGGTCATCCCCGCCGACTGGGAGCCCAACGAGATCTACAGCTCCATCATCCAGTTCGACTAG